The following coding sequences lie in one Plasmodium berghei ANKA genome assembly, chromosome: 7 genomic window:
- a CDS encoding RNA-binding protein, putative codes for MSIANSSKIFIGSIPKDVTEDELKTEVAKYGNVVQVYYVPATAQSPRGWAFITYEQRSEAYKAIESLDYKCIFPNSQRPLDVRFASYKHNNTNDMQVNSINKNIWQKHVTSDGHPYYYNSVTGHSQWEKPKEITPVNYPVKNTVASFGPPGANVFVFHLPSHWTDMELYQHFQHFGYVVSARIQRDANGRNKGYGFVSFNNPESALNAIKGMHGFYVSGKHLKVQLKKGEEHYIQLNSPAQPQLTPAQPYTVQQPIMGNHPQPYMTHLMYGGMDSPNQIRYNNYSLSR; via the exons atgtcaATAGCTAATTCgtctaaaatatttataggAAGTATTCCCAAAGATGTTACCGAG GATGAACTAAAAACAGAAGTGGCAAAGTATGGGAATGTAGTTCAAGTATATTATGTACCCGCTACTGCTCAAAGCCCAAGAGGCTGGGCATTTATTACTTATGAACAAAGATCAGAAGCATATAAAGCAATCGAATCTTTAGATTACAAATGCATATTTCCAAATAGCCAGAGGCCACTAGATGTGCGTTTTGCAAGTTATAAACACaataatacaaatgatATGCAAGTAAAttctattaataaaaatatatggcAAAAGCATGTAACATCTGATGGCCATCcatattattacaattCTGTAACTGGCCACTCTCAATGGGAAAAACCAAAAGAAATAACTCCAGTCAATTACCCCGTCAAAAATACAGTTGCTTCTTTTGGCCCACCTGGGGCTAATGTTTTTGTATTCCATTTACCATCCCACTGGACCGACATGGAACTATATCAG CATTTTCAACATTTTGGATACGTAGTAAGTGCACGAATACAGAGAGATGCAAATGGAAGAAATAAAGGATATGGTTTTGTCAGTTTTAATAACCCTGAATCAGCATTAAATGCTATAAAAGGTATGCATGGATTTTATGTTTCAGGAAAACATTTGAAAgtacaattaaaaaaaggtGAAGAACATTATATTCAATTAAATTCACCAGCCCAGCCACAATTAACACCTGCACAACCATATACAGTTCAACAGCCTATAATGGGAAACCATCCACAACCATATATGACACATTTAATGTATGGAGGTATGGATTCTCCAAATCAAAtaagatataataattattcgTTAAGtagataa